CCCGCCTGGCATTATCTTCTGGCGCAGTTTCGCGATCCGCTGGTGTATCTGCTGTTCGCCGCGGTAGCCATCACTTTGGCCACCTGGTTCCTGATGGATGGCCGCGATTGGCCTGTCGATGCGTTGGTCATCGTGCTGATTGTGCTGGTTAATGCGTTTCTGGGGTTTTTCCAGGAAACCCGTTCACAACGAGCTGTTGCGGCGCTGGCCAAACTGACTCAAACCTCTTCTTCAATCATCCGCGACGGCACCGTGGCGCGTATCCCCAGTCATCACCTGGTGATCGGGGATCTGCTGGTGTTGTCCGAAGGCGACTCGGTAGGCGCCGATGCTCGCCTCATTCAGGCCAATGCCTTGCAGGTAATGGAAGCTTCGTTGACCGGCGAAAGTGAATCAGTTTGCAAAAACACGCTCCGTCTGGACAGCGAAGTGCCCTTGCCAGAGCGCGCCAACATGGTTTTCAAAGGCACGGCTATCGTTCAGGGTTCGGGGCTCGGCATTGTCACGGCGGTCGGCATGGCGACGGAAGTAGGGGCGATAGCGCACCTGATGGATGTCACACCCGAAGAGGTGACACCTTTGCAAAAGGAGGTGCGTGAGATAGGCAAGATGATTGGCCTCGCGGTGCTGGTTATCGCCTCGGTCGTCGTCGCGACCGTGCTGATGCTCACTGATATTCAGGGTGTCGACGATGTATTGCGGGTTCTCCTGCTGGGTGTGTCCCTGGCGGTGGCTGCGGTGCCAGAGGGACTGCCCGCCGTTCTGTCACTGGTGCTCGCGTTCGGCATGCTGCGGATGGCCCGCAACAAAGCCATCATCAAGCGACTGTCTTCAGTGGAGACCTTGGGCTCTGCATCGGTCATCTGCACCGACAAGACCGGCACGTTGACCCGTTCTGAAATGACCATCCAGCAAACCATGACCGCCTCAGGCAAAGGGGTGGTCAGCGGTGTCGGTTACGCCCCGCAGGGGCAGATTCATCATCAGGACGTGCCCCTGAGCGGTGGTCCGGTGTACAGCGAAAACGTGCTGTTATTGCGCGGCGGAAGCTTGGCCGGCAATGCCACGCTTGCACAGCAGGAAGATGGCACCTGGGTGATTCAAGGCGATCCGACGGAAGGCGCCTTTCTGGTGGCGGAGCGCAAGCTGGATGCACCCGCACGCAGCCTGGAGCGCTTCGAGCGCGTGGCTGAAATACCATTTACCTCCGCTCGAAAAATGATGTCGGCCGTGGTCATCGATCATGAACATAACGATGAGCGCTTGCTGATCAGCAAGGGTGCGCCCGATGTGCTGCTTCAACATTGCACACATATTCAAGTCGGCATGGACGTGGTACCTCTCACCGACGATTTGCGTGCAAAAGCCGTGGCTGATGTAAATGAGTTGTCGGGTGAGGCATTACGTACGCTTTCCGTGGCGTACCGTTCTTTGGCGCCTGGCGAGGATGTCACGGCCGGTGAAGCCCTTGAGGCAGCGCTCGTTTTCATCGGTACGGTGGGCATCAGTGATCCACCGCGTGAAGAAGTCGCGCCGGCCATCGCCCAGGCCCATCGTGCTGGTATCCGCATCATTATGATCACTGGCGACCATCCGCGAACGGCCGCCCGCATCGCCGAGGATCTGGGCATCATTCAGGCCGGTGCCGGGGCGTTGACCGGTGCCGATCTGGATAAGCTGGACGATGCGGCACTGGCCGAGGCCGTCAAATCGACATCGGTTTATGCACGCGTGGCGCCCTCGCATAAGCTGCGGATCGTCGATGCGCTTCAGGCCCAGGGGCATGTGGTGGCAATGACCGGGGATGGCGTGAACGATGCTCCGGCACTGAAGTCGGCCGATATCGGCATTGCCATGGGCATCACCGGCACGGAAGTGAGCAAGCAAGCTGGAAAAATGATTCTGGCTGACGATAACTTCGCAACCATCGTGTCGGCTGTTCGTGAAGGGCGCGGGATTCTGGACAATATCCGCAAGTTTCTCCGTTACTTGCTGTCTTCCAACATGGGGGAAGTACTGACGGTCTTTTTTGCTGTCATCGGTGCGGGCGTCATCGGCCTGGTTGATGAACGGGGCGGGATCGTCTTGCCGCTGCTGGCCACCCAGATTCTGTGGATCAATCTGATCACGGATGCGGCGCCTGCCATCGCCATGGGGCTTGATCCGCATGATGAGGGTGTGATGAGGCGTAGCCCGCGCAAGCCCACGGATCGAATCATCGATGCAAACATGTGGCGTGGTGTGCTCCAGGTCGGTCTGGTGATGGCGTTGGCGAGTTTGCTGACGGTCGACTGGATGCTGCCCGATGGTTTGATACCGGGGCATGAATCGCTGGTTCAGGCACGCACTGCCGGTTTTACCGTCCTAGTATTGGCGCAGCTGTTCAATGCGCTGAGTGCTCGCTCAGAGTCGGCCAGTGCATTTATCGGGTTGTTCTCCAATCGGTGGCTCTGGGCGGCAATTGCGCTGGCGCTGACGTTGCAGGTTGCCGTGGTGCACTGGTCGCCACTCAATAAGGCGTTCAGCACGAGCGCATTGACACTGAGCCAGTGGGGGGGCTGTTTTGCCATGGCCAGTGCTGTTTTCTGGTTCAGTGAGCTGCGCAAACTGGTTATGCGTTCGAGGAACCCTGAGCATCATGTTGCTGTTCAGCGCCCGGCAGTACATCCGTAGTGACCGAGCGCTGGCGCAAGTTATGTGGTGGCGGCTGTGCGAAACAGCGCTCTACAGTACTTCAGGTGAAACCACCCAGACACTGCACGGCATCTTGTACAGCAAATGCTCCACCGTGCTGCCCACCAGTCGACCCACGCCTCGGTGGCCGACCCGGCCCATGACAATCACGTCGATGTCGTAGGCATCGGCGTATTGGCTAAGAACCTTGGTCGGGTTGCCCATGATCATGTGCTGTTGCTCTGGCGCAATACCATTGCGCTCGGCCAGTTCGCGGAAGGCATCGGCCTGAGCATCGAATAATGTCTTGGCTTTGCCTGGGGAAAACAGCGCCGAGCTACTGTCGAAATCGAACTCGCCCGCACTGAGGGATGAAAGATCGTGGGCATAGATCACGTCGAGCTGGGCGCTACAGGTGCTCGCCAGTTTTGCGGCCTCGCGCAAAATCCTGTCGTTGAAATCCTTGTACTGAGTGTTGCTATGGAAGGGATCGACCGCGGCGACGATCTTGCGCGGCAGCACCTGCTTCACGTGGCTGACAAAATGCAGCGGCACCGGGCATTCGCGCAGTAAATGGATGTCCAGGGGCGTGAACATTATCCGTGATAGCAGCGACTCGTATTCCAGTGCCTTGATCAGTACCGCCATGGGCTGTTCTTTGAGATGAATGAGGATTTCCTGCAAAGGTCGTTCAACCCAGATCACCTCCGTGGTGACGGGCACCCCGATTTTACGCAAGGGGCGGGCCTGTTCTTCGAGCCATTGCCGATGGCGCTCGACATACCCGAGCCGCATCTGCTCCAGCGCTTGTTCGTTGACCATGCTCGCCGTTGCCAGGCCTTCCAGGTAATCGAAGGCGACGATATGCAGGGCTGCGCCCGCAGCCTTGGCCAGTGCGGCGGCGCGGTCGAACGCGGGGCTGTTTTCCATAAGAGGCGAGACGACCAGCATGAAGCGTGATTGCTCAGACATGACCAAACTCCCGTCAGAACCGTAGAAATTCCAGTGTCCACTGGCCCCCAGTGCTTGCGCAGGAGGCCAGGTTTTATCCTGCCGCCGACCGGGGGAGAGGGATTGATCTTTATCAACTTGGCGAGTGATGCAGCAGGCAGTCCGACGTGTGGTGAGTCGCGCGTCCATCTACAAAATATTGACCATTATCAACCTCCCGTGCGTCATACCGGCGCAGTCTGGGGCTTGTGGCTTACCTGGACGCAATCGCATGAACGACACCTTGGGCCTGGCAGGCGCGGCGGCTGCGCTGGGGATCGGCATGCTCATCGGCCTTGAACGTGAACGGCACAAGGGCCGTGGGGACAGTCGCGCCTGTGCCGGATTGCGCACGTTCGCGATCACCGCGTTGCTGGGTTATGTGGCGATGCAGGTCGGTGGTGGTTTGCTGGTGGGCATCATGGCGATTTCGGTGGCCTTGCTGGCCACCGTGGCTTACTGGCGAAGCCTGGGCACTGACCCTGGGGTCACCAGTGAAGTGGCGTTGTTCACGGTATTGGCCCTGGGGGCTTTGTGTGGCACCGCGCCCGAGTTGGCCATCGCCATTGGCGTGGTGGTGGCGGGGCTGCTGACGTATCGGCAAAAACTGCACCATTTTGCGCGCAGCCAATTGACCGAAGCGGAAATGCGCGACGGTCTGGTGTTGTTGATCGCCGCCCTGGTGGTGTTGCCCTTGGCGCCGGACCGCTTTATCGGCCCGTATGCCGCCATCAATCTGCGCACCATTTGCACCCTGACGGTGTTGCTGATGGCCGTCGGGGCGATAGGGCACATTGCCGTCCGTACCTTGGGTGCCCGTTACGGTTATGTGGTCAGCGCCGTCGCCTCCGGGTTTGCTTCCAGTATCGCGACCATCGCCGCGATGGGGCATCTGGTCGCCAAGGAGCCAGGCAACATCAAAGTCCTGAGCGCGGCAGCGATGCTGTCCAACCTGGCGACCATCATTCAGGTCGGCCTGATCCTGGGAGCGGTCGATCTCGGTCTATTGCGGCACATGTGGGGGCCGTTGTTGTTGGGTGCCGCCGCCACGGCGCTGTATGGCTTGAGCCTGATGTTGCCCAAACCTGCGAGTGGCGCCAATCAGCCGGTCAAGGTCGGCGGTGCGTTCAACCTCAAGCTGGCGTTGGTCATCGCACTGACCATGACCGGCATCACGTTTGTGTCTTCGATGGTACTCAGCCACTTTGGTGAAGTGGGCGTGATGGTCACGACGACGCTCACCGGATTCGCCGATGCACATTCTTCGACGGCGTCCATTGGCGCCCTGGCCAAGGCCGGGCTATTGCCGTTCGACGCCATTGCCGGGCCCACGCTGGTTGCCGTCAGCAGTAACTCCCTGAGCAAATGTCTGGTGGCCTGGGTCAGCGGCGGGCGACGGTTCGCCGCGTATGTCATTCCCGGTCAGGTCTTGCTGACGTTGGCGATGTGGGCGGGCATGTTGCTGCATTAACGTGCATCCGCGCACTGTAGCTGACAAAGATCAAGTCGCCCGATTCTGCTGCGATCACTCTAGGGTTCTACTCACTTCATCGAGATGGCCGCGTGCCGAGGTGTCCCATGTCGCAGACTCAGCGTTTACTGTTGATCGCCCCCCAATCCATGACCCGTACTCCGGCGTTCGACCGGGCCGCCGCATTGGCCCGCGCGATGCAATCACCGCTGCACATCGTGGCATTCGATTACTTGCAGGCCCTGGCCGTCGCCGGCCTGTTTGCCCCCGAGCAGATCGCCCAGGCCCGGGACGGTTATTTGCAAACCCATCGGCAATGGCTTGCCGAGCAGGCCGAATTGATGAAAAACCACGGTGTCGCGGTCACCAGTGAGGTGGTGTGGGTGCAGCACCCTTACGAGGAAATCCTGCACTTCGTCAATGAGATGCCGCTGAGCCTGATCATCAAGGATGCCCAGGAAGAATCGGCGTTGAAGCGGGTGTTTTTCACACCGCTGGATTGGCAGTTGTTGCGCAATTGTCCGGTGCCGGTGCATCTGGTGACCAACGCGCTGAATGCGCGGCCACGCAACGTGCTGGCCATCGTCGATGTGTTGCGCAGCGAAGAGCAGGACCTGGTATTCAATGACCAGATTATCGACGCCGCCACCAAGCTGGCTGAACAGTGTGAGGCGCAGATCGAGTTGGTGCATGTGTATGACTGGACAGCCGTGTATGCCCTGGACATGGGCGTTGGCGCACTCCCGTTGGCCTCCGGTCTTTATGAAGCCATGGGCACGGCGCAACACCAAGCGTTTACGGCGCTGGCCGAACGTCACGGCGTGCCGTCGGAGCGTCGGCATTTTATCGAAGGTGCGCCGTTGCCGAGTATTTGCAAGTTCGCCGAAGACCATCGCATCGATGTCATCGTGATGGGGACCGTGCAGCACTCGGGGTTGAACAAGCTATTGGGGACGACTGCCGAACAGCTCTTGCACCGAGCCCCTTGCAGTGTGCTGGCGATCAAACCCGACAAGCTGTCGCCATCCTGAGCGTTGACTTGCCCCACGGCGGACCGTTGGCCGGTACGTCGCGGGGCAATCGGCTTTTACGACATATACAGACGATGAATGACCTGGCGGCTGTCGTCAGGATCATTGTGTCTATCAAAACCCAAGGCTTTGGCCAGGTCACGCATGGGGGCATTGCTTGCGGCGTCGATCGAATACATCTGAATAAAGCCGTTTCTGCGGGCGGCCTTGATCAGATGTTCCATCAAAATGGTGCCCAGGCCCAGGTGCTGCCATTCATCAGCGACCGTCACCGCGCACTCACACTCATGTTCCGCTGTGGCGGCGTAGCGGCTGACGCCGATTTCGATCAGTTTGCCGTTTTCGTGAACCAGCGCGATGTAGGCCATGCGCTGTTTGTTGTCGGTGTCCATCAACTGATCGAGCATGGCGCCGCCGGGTTCGTTGATCTGCGCGAGAAAGCGCATGTGCCGGGACTCGGGCGACAGGCGTTTGATAAAGGCATATTCAAGATCGCGGTCCTTTTCCAACAGTGGCCTGATCAGCACATGGCGGCCGTCCCTGAGCGCTTCGATCCAGTATTTTCCGGTGACCGAGGCATAGGCGGCCGCGGCCCGATCATTGTGTTCTTTGACTGAGAGCATGGACGGTCCTCCATCCTGTTTGAAAAGCGCAAGCGTGGAAATCAGCCACGCGGTCGATTCCTTTTTACGCTGCTGGCAGCCGTTGAATCTGATCTGGATCAGACACCCGTCACGACGGCGCTCATTGGCGGGTATTTGATGTAAATCAACCTGGGGGAGGGGGCAACGGGCGCAGTCTTGGCCCATGCCGGCGCGTAAGGCCCGGTTTCGAGCGGAGGTGTGAGATGGGTCAATATCAACGTTTGTTGCTGATTGCCGACCGAACCCTGCATCAGTCCCCGGCCTTGCTCCGTGCCGTCGCGCTGGCCAAGGCGAGCGGGGCCGCGCTGGATGTGCGGGCCTTTGTCGATCCGGCACCGATTGTTCACCTGTGGGATGAAAAAATCGATGAGGCAGGGTATCAGCGCTATCTGCGCCATTGTCATCGATGGGTGGCCGACGAGGTCGAGCGGCTCAGCGGGCAGGGTGTGGCAGTGACGGTTGAAGCCATCTTCACCACCCATCCGCTGCTGGATATTTTGAAGACCGTCGAAGACCTCAAGCCCGACCTGCTGATCAAGGACGTCACCCTGGAACCGGCGCTCAAACGGGTGTTCATCACCCCGCTCGATTGTCACCTGCTGCGCGAATGCCCGATCCCCGTGCACTTGGTCAACCAGGTCCGTTACGGGCTGCCGCACCGGGTCGTGGCCGCCGTGGACCCGTTCGATCCGGCAACGCAAATCAGTGGCCTGAACGACACCATCATCCAGACGGCCAACGCACTGGCGCTGCAATGCGACGCACCGCTGCACCTGCTGTACGCCTACGACTTGTCGCCTGCATTCAACGGCGATGCGCCGCTGATCGCCGGGGGCTGGAGTGTGGACTTCGTCGAGGAACTGCGCGAATCCCTGCACCGGGCGTTTATCACCCTGGCGGACCGCTACGGTGTTCCTCCCGAGCGTCGGCACTTTGTCATGGGCCTGCCGGTGCCGGTCATCAGTGAGTTTGTCGAGCAGTACCTGGCGGATGTGGTGGTGATGGGCACGGTGCATCGCGTGGGGATC
This genomic stretch from Pseudomonas wuhanensis harbors:
- a CDS encoding cation-translocating P-type ATPase, encoding MSRTVESGSPRIAPPYLEDVETIARELDTDIGVGLSSAQAQARLNRDGPNELRTQPVKPAWHYLLAQFRDPLVYLLFAAVAITLATWFLMDGRDWPVDALVIVLIVLVNAFLGFFQETRSQRAVAALAKLTQTSSSIIRDGTVARIPSHHLVIGDLLVLSEGDSVGADARLIQANALQVMEASLTGESESVCKNTLRLDSEVPLPERANMVFKGTAIVQGSGLGIVTAVGMATEVGAIAHLMDVTPEEVTPLQKEVREIGKMIGLAVLVIASVVVATVLMLTDIQGVDDVLRVLLLGVSLAVAAVPEGLPAVLSLVLAFGMLRMARNKAIIKRLSSVETLGSASVICTDKTGTLTRSEMTIQQTMTASGKGVVSGVGYAPQGQIHHQDVPLSGGPVYSENVLLLRGGSLAGNATLAQQEDGTWVIQGDPTEGAFLVAERKLDAPARSLERFERVAEIPFTSARKMMSAVVIDHEHNDERLLISKGAPDVLLQHCTHIQVGMDVVPLTDDLRAKAVADVNELSGEALRTLSVAYRSLAPGEDVTAGEALEAALVFIGTVGISDPPREEVAPAIAQAHRAGIRIIMITGDHPRTAARIAEDLGIIQAGAGALTGADLDKLDDAALAEAVKSTSVYARVAPSHKLRIVDALQAQGHVVAMTGDGVNDAPALKSADIGIAMGITGTEVSKQAGKMILADDNFATIVSAVREGRGILDNIRKFLRYLLSSNMGEVLTVFFAVIGAGVIGLVDERGGIVLPLLATQILWINLITDAAPAIAMGLDPHDEGVMRRSPRKPTDRIIDANMWRGVLQVGLVMALASLLTVDWMLPDGLIPGHESLVQARTAGFTVLVLAQLFNALSARSESASAFIGLFSNRWLWAAIALALTLQVAVVHWSPLNKAFSTSALTLSQWGGCFAMASAVFWFSELRKLVMRSRNPEHHVAVQRPAVHP
- a CDS encoding universal stress protein, with translation MSEQSRFMLVVSPLMENSPAFDRAAALAKAAGAALHIVAFDYLEGLATASMVNEQALEQMRLGYVERHRQWLEEQARPLRKIGVPVTTEVIWVERPLQEILIHLKEQPMAVLIKALEYESLLSRIMFTPLDIHLLRECPVPLHFVSHVKQVLPRKIVAAVDPFHSNTQYKDFNDRILREAAKLASTCSAQLDVIYAHDLSSLSAGEFDFDSSSALFSPGKAKTLFDAQADAFRELAERNGIAPEQQHMIMGNPTKVLSQYADAYDIDVIVMGRVGHRGVGRLVGSTVEHLLYKMPCSVWVVSPEVL
- a CDS encoding MgtC/SapB family protein, with product MNDTLGLAGAAAALGIGMLIGLERERHKGRGDSRACAGLRTFAITALLGYVAMQVGGGLLVGIMAISVALLATVAYWRSLGTDPGVTSEVALFTVLALGALCGTAPELAIAIGVVVAGLLTYRQKLHHFARSQLTEAEMRDGLVLLIAALVVLPLAPDRFIGPYAAINLRTICTLTVLLMAVGAIGHIAVRTLGARYGYVVSAVASGFASSIATIAAMGHLVAKEPGNIKVLSAAAMLSNLATIIQVGLILGAVDLGLLRHMWGPLLLGAAATALYGLSLMLPKPASGANQPVKVGGAFNLKLALVIALTMTGITFVSSMVLSHFGEVGVMVTTTLTGFADAHSSTASIGALAKAGLLPFDAIAGPTLVAVSSNSLSKCLVAWVSGGRRFAAYVIPGQVLLTLAMWAGMLLH
- a CDS encoding universal stress protein gives rise to the protein MSQTQRLLLIAPQSMTRTPAFDRAAALARAMQSPLHIVAFDYLQALAVAGLFAPEQIAQARDGYLQTHRQWLAEQAELMKNHGVAVTSEVVWVQHPYEEILHFVNEMPLSLIIKDAQEESALKRVFFTPLDWQLLRNCPVPVHLVTNALNARPRNVLAIVDVLRSEEQDLVFNDQIIDAATKLAEQCEAQIELVHVYDWTAVYALDMGVGALPLASGLYEAMGTAQHQAFTALAERHGVPSERRHFIEGAPLPSICKFAEDHRIDVIVMGTVQHSGLNKLLGTTAEQLLHRAPCSVLAIKPDKLSPS
- a CDS encoding GNAT family N-acetyltransferase; its protein translation is MLSVKEHNDRAAAAYASVTGKYWIEALRDGRHVLIRPLLEKDRDLEYAFIKRLSPESRHMRFLAQINEPGGAMLDQLMDTDNKQRMAYIALVHENGKLIEIGVSRYAATAEHECECAVTVADEWQHLGLGTILMEHLIKAARRNGFIQMYSIDAASNAPMRDLAKALGFDRHNDPDDSRQVIHRLYMS
- a CDS encoding universal stress protein; translation: MGQYQRLLLIADRTLHQSPALLRAVALAKASGAALDVRAFVDPAPIVHLWDEKIDEAGYQRYLRHCHRWVADEVERLSGQGVAVTVEAIFTTHPLLDILKTVEDLKPDLLIKDVTLEPALKRVFITPLDCHLLRECPIPVHLVNQVRYGLPHRVVAAVDPFDPATQISGLNDTIIQTANALALQCDAPLHLLYAYDLSPAFNGDAPLIAGGWSVDFVEELRESLHRAFITLADRYGVPPERRHFVMGLPVPVISEFVEQYLADVVVMGTVHRVGIDRLIGSNTERALYSVPGSILAVRQPG